Proteins co-encoded in one Methylobacterium sp. WL1 genomic window:
- a CDS encoding 3-hydroxyacyl-CoA dehydrogenase NAD-binding domain-containing protein produces MTLTDFRFETDRDGVAVATWDMPGRSMNVITEAVMDQLEQIIERVASDAAIKGCVIATGKDNFSGGADLTMLQGLGRAYEQLKAEQGEEVAMRHFFEASRRLSLLFRRLETCGKPFAAAIQGLCLGGAFELALSCHHRIASDDAKTRLGLPEIKVGLFPGGGGTQRVARLMQTGDALQMLFKGEQIRAPMAKGMGLIHAVAPQAEIVERAKAWIRDGGSAVAPWDVPKFKAPSGKVYSPAGMMIWPPANAIYRRETHDNYPAAKAILASVYEGLQLPMDLALRVESRYFAHILRSKEAAAMIRTLFISMGELNKGARRPKDVPATNLKRVGVIGAGFMGAGVAYVTAQAGIEVVLVDQSIEAAEKGKAYAHTLITGQINKGRAKTADRDALLGRITTTADYATLSGCDLVIEAVFEDPKVKAEVIQKVEAVIGADTIFASNTSTLPISGLAKNSQRPDRFVGIHFFSPVEKMMLVEIIKGEATGDAALATALDYVRLIKKTPIVVNDARGFFANRCVGAYILEGHKMLAEGVPPAMIESAGRQAGMPVGPLSLNDEVALDLVLKIAKATEAQVGADAVDPAQKTILTAMVEGQGRLGRKNRKGFYDYPEGAPKRLWPGLADLQPNRITPEAVDFNELKQRLLVVQALEAARTVGEGVVTDPREADVGSILGFGFAPFTGGTLSYIDFMGAASFVALARGLEAKHGPRFRVPDTLAAMAEQGGTFYGDAKRAA; encoded by the coding sequence ATGACGCTGACCGATTTCCGTTTTGAGACCGATAGAGACGGCGTTGCGGTGGCGACCTGGGATATGCCGGGCCGTTCGATGAACGTGATCACCGAAGCGGTGATGGATCAGCTCGAGCAGATCATCGAGCGGGTCGCCTCGGACGCGGCGATCAAGGGTTGCGTGATCGCCACCGGCAAGGACAACTTCTCCGGTGGCGCCGACCTCACGATGCTGCAGGGGCTCGGCCGGGCCTATGAGCAGTTGAAGGCCGAGCAGGGCGAGGAGGTGGCGATGCGCCACTTCTTCGAGGCGTCGCGGCGCCTGTCGCTGCTGTTCCGGCGGCTTGAGACCTGCGGCAAGCCGTTCGCTGCCGCGATCCAGGGCTTGTGCCTGGGTGGCGCCTTCGAGCTCGCCCTGTCCTGCCACCACCGCATCGCCTCGGACGATGCTAAGACACGGCTCGGGCTGCCGGAGATCAAGGTCGGGCTGTTCCCGGGCGGCGGCGGCACCCAGCGGGTCGCGCGGCTGATGCAGACCGGCGACGCGCTCCAGATGCTGTTCAAGGGCGAGCAGATCCGCGCGCCGATGGCCAAGGGCATGGGGCTGATCCACGCGGTGGCGCCGCAGGCCGAGATCGTCGAGCGCGCCAAGGCCTGGATCCGCGACGGCGGCTCGGCGGTGGCACCCTGGGACGTGCCGAAGTTCAAGGCACCCTCCGGCAAGGTCTACTCGCCCGCCGGCATGATGATCTGGCCGCCGGCCAACGCGATCTACCGCCGCGAGACGCACGACAATTACCCGGCCGCCAAGGCGATCCTGGCCTCGGTCTACGAGGGTCTGCAGCTGCCCATGGACCTCGCCCTGCGGGTCGAGAGCCGGTACTTCGCGCATATCCTGCGCTCGAAGGAGGCGGCGGCGATGATCCGCACGCTGTTCATCTCCATGGGCGAGCTGAACAAGGGTGCCCGCCGGCCGAAGGACGTCCCGGCCACCAACCTGAAGCGGGTCGGCGTGATTGGCGCCGGCTTCATGGGCGCGGGCGTCGCCTACGTCACGGCCCAGGCCGGGATCGAGGTCGTCCTGGTCGACCAGTCGATCGAGGCCGCCGAGAAGGGCAAGGCCTACGCCCACACGCTGATTACCGGCCAGATCAACAAGGGCCGCGCCAAGACCGCGGACCGCGACGCGCTGCTCGGCCGGATCACCACCACGGCGGATTACGCCACGCTCAGCGGTTGCGACCTCGTGATCGAGGCGGTGTTCGAGGACCCCAAGGTGAAGGCCGAGGTGATCCAGAAGGTCGAGGCAGTGATCGGCGCCGATACGATCTTCGCCTCCAACACCTCGACCCTGCCGATCTCCGGCCTGGCGAAGAACTCGCAGCGGCCGGACCGGTTCGTCGGCATCCATTTCTTCTCGCCCGTGGAGAAGATGATGCTGGTCGAGATCATCAAGGGCGAGGCCACCGGGGACGCGGCGCTCGCCACCGCCCTCGATTACGTGCGTTTGATCAAGAAGACGCCGATCGTCGTGAACGACGCCCGCGGCTTCTTCGCCAACCGCTGCGTCGGCGCCTACATCCTGGAGGGGCACAAGATGCTCGCCGAGGGCGTGCCGCCCGCCATGATCGAGAGCGCAGGGCGCCAGGCCGGCATGCCGGTCGGGCCGCTCTCGCTCAACGACGAGGTCGCCCTCGACCTCGTGCTCAAGATCGCCAAGGCCACCGAGGCGCAGGTCGGGGCGGATGCGGTCGACCCCGCCCAGAAGACGATCCTCACCGCCATGGTGGAGGGCCAGGGCCGGCTCGGACGCAAGAACCGCAAGGGGTTCTACGATTACCCCGAAGGCGCACCCAAGCGCCTCTGGCCGGGTCTGGCCGACCTGCAGCCCAACCGGATCACCCCGGAGGCGGTCGATTTCAACGAGCTGAAGCAGCGGCTCCTGGTGGTGCAGGCGCTGGAAGCCGCCCGCACCGTGGGCGAGGGTGTGGTCACGGATCCCCGGGAGGCCGATGTCGGCTCGATCCTGGGCTTCGGCTTCGCCCCCTTCACGGGCGGCACCCTGTCCTACATCGACTTCATGGGGGCGGCCTCCTTCGTGGCCCTCGCCCGCGGCCTGGAGGCCAAGCACGGCCCCCGCTTCCGGGTCCCCGACACCCTGGCCGCCATGGCCGAGCAGGGCGGAACGTTCTACGGCGATGCGAAGCGCGCGGCCTGA
- a CDS encoding aspartate/glutamate racemase family protein: MRTIGLIGGMSWESSAEYYRILNQGVRDRLGPTASARCVLWSFDFAEIEALQHAGAWDGLTARMVDAARRLEACGAELLLLCTNTMHRIAPAVEAAVRVPLLHIADPTAERIKAAGFRKVGLLGTAFTMEHVFYKGRLAARHGLDVIVPGQDDRARIHRIIYEELVAGIVRAESREAYRAIMARLVEEGAEAIILGCTEIMLLVQPADSTVPLFDTTALHAEAAIEASLRD; this comes from the coding sequence ATGCGGACGATCGGATTGATCGGGGGCATGAGCTGGGAAAGCTCGGCGGAGTATTACCGCATCCTCAACCAGGGCGTTCGCGATCGACTTGGGCCGACCGCTTCGGCCCGTTGCGTCTTGTGGTCGTTCGACTTTGCGGAGATCGAGGCGCTCCAGCACGCGGGCGCTTGGGACGGTCTGACCGCCAGGATGGTCGATGCCGCCCGGCGCCTCGAAGCCTGCGGAGCTGAACTGCTGCTGCTCTGCACCAACACGATGCACCGGATAGCGCCTGCCGTGGAGGCGGCGGTGCGCGTGCCCCTCCTCCACATCGCCGATCCCACGGCGGAGCGGATCAAGGCGGCCGGCTTCCGGAAGGTGGGGCTGCTCGGCACCGCGTTCACGATGGAGCACGTGTTCTACAAGGGCCGGTTGGCCGCACGGCACGGCCTGGACGTCATCGTGCCCGGGCAGGATGACCGGGCGAGGATCCATCGGATCATCTACGAGGAATTGGTCGCCGGAATAGTGAGGGCCGAATCGCGGGAGGCCTACCGCGCGATCATGGCCCGCTTGGTCGAGGAGGGGGCCGAAGCCATCATCCTGGGCTGCACGGAGATCATGCTGCTGGTGCAGCCGGCCGACAGCACCGTCCCCCTGTTCGATACCACCGCGCTCCACGCCGAGGCGGCGATCGAGGCGTCGCTGCGCGACTGA
- a CDS encoding 3'-5' exonuclease, with amino-acid sequence MTVLALDFETANERRDSACAVGLAWIADGRVVRRESHLIRPPEMRFSPGNIRVHGILPANVANEPDFAGVMAPYLGDLTRGLILAHNASFDIGVLRAGLARAGLPVPALSYLCTVQIARRVFPAPEGCGLGKVARRLGIRFEHHDAGEDAYACAAIALAAMRQTETPDVHGLAAAIGVPVTRVTGGPSLPRRAAGAISDRALAAFPAAPSALSFSVRGSTGKRYDIVLEERTGGPQLRCTCTAGRYGMRCRHVKALEVGDITDLLSDNAGDVELLARMLGAQARVAGVA; translated from the coding sequence ATGACGGTCCTGGCCCTCGACTTCGAGACGGCCAACGAGCGGCGCGACAGTGCCTGCGCGGTGGGTCTTGCCTGGATCGCGGACGGGCGCGTCGTGCGCCGGGAGAGCCACCTGATCCGGCCGCCGGAGATGCGGTTCTCGCCGGGCAACATCCGGGTCCACGGCATCCTGCCCGCCAATGTGGCCAACGAGCCGGATTTCGCTGGCGTGATGGCGCCCTATCTCGGCGATCTGACCCGCGGGCTGATCCTGGCGCACAACGCCAGCTTCGACATCGGCGTGCTCCGCGCGGGCCTGGCCCGGGCCGGCCTGCCGGTTCCGGCTCTGTCCTATCTCTGCACCGTCCAGATCGCCCGCCGGGTCTTCCCGGCACCGGAGGGCTGCGGCCTCGGCAAGGTGGCCCGGCGCCTCGGAATCCGCTTCGAGCACCACGACGCCGGCGAGGATGCCTATGCCTGCGCGGCGATCGCCCTGGCGGCCATGCGCCAGACCGAGACGCCGGACGTCCACGGTCTCGCGGCGGCGATCGGCGTCCCGGTCACCCGGGTGACGGGCGGCCCGTCCCTCCCCCGCCGGGCTGCGGGAGCGATCAGCGACCGCGCGCTGGCCGCTTTCCCGGCCGCCCCCTCGGCGCTGAGCTTCTCCGTGCGGGGCTCGACCGGCAAGCGATACGACATCGTGCTGGAAGAGCGGACGGGCGGCCCGCAACTCAGATGCACCTGCACGGCGGGCCGCTACGGCATGCGCTGCCGCCACGTGAAGGCGCTGGAGGTCGGAGACATCACCGACCTGCTCTCCGACAACGCTGGCGACGTTGAGCTGCTCGCGCGCATGCTCGGCGCGCAGGCGCGGGTGGCGGGCGTCGCCTGA
- the ligA gene encoding NAD-dependent DNA ligase LigA, translating to MPAAKPDTPDLDLTAEEARTEHARLSDAIQEADRLYYQEDAPEISDAEYDRLRRRLEEIETRFPDLAGTGAASTSVGAKPSEKFAKVRHAVPMLSLGNAFDAEEVAEFAARVRRFLGWPEDAPLAFTAEPKIDGLSLSLRYVNGALETAATRGDGEVGENVTANARTVHDIPASLAGTGWPEICEIRGEVYLSHADFAAINVRQEAAGKPLFANPRNAAAGSLRQLDPGITASRPLKFFAYAWGELSAPIAETQSGALERFASWGLPVNPLTRTFTDIDAMLGHYRRIEADRAGLGYDIDGVVYKVDDLALQKRLGFVSRSPRWALAHKFAAQEATTVVEDIVINVGRTGSLNPLAKLRPVTVGGVVVSNATLHNEGYVKGVGGDGAPIRDGRDIRVGDTVTVVRAGDVIPKVMDVDLAKRPADSQPYAFPETCPACGSRAVRAVNPRTGRPDAIRRCTGGLICPAQGVERLKHFVSRNGFDIEGFGETYIEVLFEAGLVRQPADLFRLDFETLKAAVVARREALSAERRAEAGAIEPPKKAAKKKGDDEDKAIKNLLAGVEARRSVPMNRLLFALGIPQIGEATAKALAKRFSDMPSLIAAIKDAAAVQPGPDWVELRSVDRIGDTTRDRLLDLGFPDDAHSDAPSDAPRARLSAPQRENLLQHYGDADAVRAALARAAEQKPGDAYRLFADDGEIGPVATDALILFFSEPHNADAVTALIAEVTVAPMERPAAASAFAGQTVVFTGTLEKMTRNEAKAVAERLGAKVSGSVSAKTDLVVAGPGAGSKLKDAEKHGVRVVSEDDWLGMVAQG from the coding sequence ATGCCAGCTGCGAAGCCCGACACGCCCGACCTCGACCTGACAGCCGAGGAGGCGCGCACCGAGCATGCCCGGCTCTCGGACGCGATCCAGGAGGCCGACAGGCTCTACTACCAGGAGGACGCGCCCGAGATCTCGGACGCGGAGTACGACCGCCTGCGCCGCCGGCTGGAGGAGATCGAGACCCGGTTTCCCGATCTCGCCGGGACCGGGGCGGCCAGCACGTCGGTCGGCGCCAAGCCGTCCGAGAAGTTCGCCAAGGTGCGGCACGCCGTGCCGATGCTCTCGCTGGGCAACGCCTTCGATGCGGAGGAAGTCGCCGAGTTCGCGGCTCGGGTCCGGCGCTTCCTGGGCTGGCCCGAGGACGCGCCCCTGGCCTTCACGGCGGAGCCGAAGATCGACGGCCTGTCGTTGTCGCTGCGCTACGTGAACGGCGCGCTCGAGACGGCAGCCACCCGCGGAGACGGCGAGGTCGGCGAAAACGTCACCGCCAACGCCCGCACCGTCCACGACATACCGGCCTCGCTCGCGGGGACCGGATGGCCGGAGATCTGCGAGATCCGTGGGGAGGTTTACCTGTCCCACGCCGATTTCGCCGCGATCAACGTGCGCCAAGAGGCGGCCGGCAAGCCGCTCTTCGCCAACCCGCGCAACGCCGCCGCCGGCAGCCTGCGCCAGCTCGATCCCGGCATCACGGCGTCCCGGCCGCTGAAGTTCTTCGCCTATGCCTGGGGCGAGCTGTCGGCACCGATCGCCGAGACCCAGTCCGGCGCCCTCGAACGGTTCGCCAGCTGGGGCCTGCCGGTGAACCCCCTGACCCGCACGTTCACCGACATCGACGCGATGCTCGGTCACTACCGCCGGATCGAGGCGGACCGGGCCGGGCTCGGCTACGACATCGACGGCGTCGTCTACAAGGTGGACGACCTCGCGTTGCAGAAGCGGCTCGGCTTCGTCTCCCGCTCGCCGCGCTGGGCGCTGGCGCACAAGTTCGCCGCCCAGGAGGCGACGACGGTGGTGGAGGACATCGTCATCAATGTCGGCCGCACCGGCTCGCTCAACCCCCTCGCGAAGCTGCGGCCCGTGACGGTGGGCGGCGTGGTCGTGTCCAACGCGACGCTCCACAACGAGGGGTACGTGAAGGGCGTCGGGGGCGACGGCGCGCCGATCCGCGACGGCCGGGACATCCGCGTCGGCGACACCGTCACCGTGGTGCGGGCCGGCGACGTCATCCCGAAAGTGATGGATGTCGACCTCGCCAAGCGCCCGGCGGATTCGCAGCCCTACGCCTTCCCCGAGACCTGCCCGGCCTGCGGCAGCCGCGCCGTGCGGGCGGTCAACCCGCGCACCGGACGCCCGGACGCGATCCGGCGCTGCACCGGCGGCCTGATCTGCCCGGCGCAGGGGGTCGAGCGGCTGAAGCACTTCGTCTCGCGCAACGGTTTCGATATCGAGGGTTTCGGCGAGACCTACATCGAGGTGCTGTTCGAAGCCGGGCTGGTGCGCCAGCCCGCTGATCTGTTCCGCCTGGATTTCGAGACCCTGAAGGCGGCCGTCGTGGCCCGGCGCGAGGCGCTTTCGGCCGAGCGGCGCGCCGAGGCCGGCGCCATCGAGCCGCCGAAGAAGGCCGCCAAGAAGAAGGGCGACGACGAAGACAAGGCAATCAAGAACCTGCTGGCCGGGGTCGAGGCCCGCCGGTCGGTCCCGATGAACCGGCTGCTGTTCGCCCTCGGCATCCCGCAGATCGGCGAGGCCACCGCCAAGGCGCTGGCCAAGCGGTTTTCGGACATGCCGTCCCTCATCGCCGCGATCAAGGACGCGGCGGCCGTGCAGCCGGGGCCGGACTGGGTCGAGCTGCGGTCCGTGGACAGGATCGGCGACACGACCCGAGACCGCCTGCTCGATCTCGGCTTTCCTGACGACGCACATTCCGACGCACCGTCCGATGCGCCGCGCGCGCGGCTCAGCGCCCCCCAGCGGGAAAACCTGCTGCAGCATTACGGCGATGCCGATGCCGTGCGGGCCGCCCTCGCCCGGGCCGCCGAGCAGAAGCCCGGGGACGCTTACCGGCTGTTTGCCGACGATGGCGAGATCGGGCCCGTGGCGACCGACGCGCTGATCCTGTTCTTCTCCGAGCCGCACAATGCCGACGCCGTCACGGCCCTGATCGCGGAAGTCACGGTCGCGCCGATGGAGCGTCCGGCGGCCGCCTCGGCCTTCGCCGGCCAGACCGTGGTCTTCACCGGCACCCTGGAGAAGATGACCCGCAACGAGGCCAAGGCCGTGGCCGAGCGGCTCGGCGCGAAGGTCTCCGGATCGGTTTCGGCCAAGACCGACCTCGTGGTCGCGGGCCCCGGGGCCGGCTCGAAGCTCAAGGATGCCGAGAAGCACGGCGTCCGGGTCGTGTCGGAGGACGATTGGCTCGGGATGGTGGCGCAGGGTTGA